One Hordeum vulgare subsp. vulgare chromosome 4H, MorexV3_pseudomolecules_assembly, whole genome shotgun sequence DNA window includes the following coding sequences:
- the LOC123446614 gene encoding E3 ubiquitin-protein ligase Os03g0188200-like, translating into MAPSPPSTTCIHRHRPFLRLLVLVLAGIRPASSQFILTPPTAGATFAGASTPPPPPTAGGLGSGTFNVATSILFVGVIVALFLVGFFSAYLRRCADAATGARRGGAAANANAAVAAAAAAAFSSAVSRSRRRPGLDVAAMEALPVLTYARAMAVKAGRGALECAVCLAEFADDGEKLRLLPGCCHVFHAACIDVWLSAHVTCPVCRADLADPAVAAAGHVLAADLAAQVETCNDTVITVETSDPAPVEDAVSDQQSAETAEERVDRFTLRLPERLRREIEEAKRLRRAMSAVTAAAAASPSSGRWVPSTLRTMSAARPSGRWSALFRALSGQNRGELGGSSRRVAPLKTHAASDDAVELVVVQDDGGQAEKYYAHSLTFAGFVIDGDVAAGDWNPEVFQISSAVPAAATSQR; encoded by the coding sequence ATGGCGCCCTCACCGCCAAGTACTACATGCATTCACCGCCACCGTCCATTCCTCCGACTTCTAGTCCTTGTGCTCGCAGGAATCCGGCCCGCCTCGTCGCAGTTCATCCTCACGCCGCCGACGGCTGGCGCCACCTTCGCTGGGGCGTCAACACCGCCCCCACCGCCAACTGCCGGAGGACTTGGCAGCGGGACCTTTAACGTTGCCACCTCGATCCTCTTTGTGGGTGTAATCGTGGCCCTCTTCTTGGTCGGCTTCTTCTCCGCGTACCTCCGCCGCTGTGCGGACGCCGCCACGGGCGCGCGCCGAGGTGGTGCCGCCGCGAACGCCAACGCTGCCGTCGCGGCAGCTGCGGCAGCCGCATTCTCGTCCGCGGTTAGCCGTAGCAGGAGGCGTCCTGGTCTCGACGTCGCCGCGATGGAGGCGCTGCCGGTGCTGACGTACGCGAGGGCGATGGCGGTCAAGGCCGGCCGCGGGGCTCTGGAGTGCGCGGTGTGCCTCGCCGAGTTCGCCGACGACGGGGAGAAGCTCCGGCTCCTCCCCGGGTGCTGCCATGTCTTCCACGCGGCGTGCATCGACGTGTGGCTCTCGGCGCACGTCACCTGCCCGGTGTGCCGAGCCGACTTGGCCgaccccgccgtcgccgccgccggccatgtcctgGCCGCTGATCTCGCTGCTCAGGTAGAGACGTGCAACGACACGGTGATAACCGTCGAGACTTCGGATCCAGCACCAGTTGAAGATGCCGTGTCTGATCAGCAGTCGGCAGAGACAGCGGAGGAGCGCGTGGATCGATTCACGCTGCGGCTGCCGGAGAGGCTGAGGAGAGAGATCGAGGAGGCCAAGCGGCTCCGCAGAGCGATGAGCGCGGTGACCGCCGCTGCAGCCGCGAGCCCATCAAGCGGGCGGTGGGTCCCGTCGACGTTACGGACAATGTCGGCAGCGCGACCTAGCGGTCGATGGTCGGCGTTGTTCCGCGCGTTGTCGGGACAGAACCGAGGCGAGCTGGGCGGCAGCAGCCGAAGGGTGGCGCCGCTGAAAACTCACGCCGCCAGCGATGACGCGGTGGAGCTGGTGGTGGTGCAGGACGACGGCGGGCAAGCGGAGAAGTACTATGCGCACAGCCTCACCTTCGCCGGGTTCGTCATTGACGGTGACGTCGCAGCTGGCGACTGGAACCCGGAGGTCTTCCAGATATCTTCTGCCGTCCCGGCGGCGGCGACGTCCCAGCGATGA